The nucleotide sequence CCAGTGATAGCCCCTGTGAATAGCTGGGCCCTTCAGCGCTGCCTGAGGGAAGGTTACAACATGCACCCCGAGAGAAGACCCCAGGTCACAGAGCTCGGTCTGCTTCTTCTGCCGGATAAAGCCCCCAGTATTAATCCTGATATTTACCTAGAAAACCAtgaagttaattttttgcaccaattttcacccatttttttaaatgttagtaataaacactgacaaattcctaggaaatgttaaataaaataaaaccccaaaacaaaggGCCTTAATTATTCTGCACTATTAAATTGTTCTAACAGGGATTTTCACGTAGGACTTCCGGTTCCTTTTATACCACCATCAATTGTATGTGTGTGAAAATTAACCTTattctgatcattttaaaatagataAGCCATTGTAACTCTACATCGATAAAGAGCAAAGTCTTCCCCTTAGACAAATTTAAAAAGAGTTGGTTTGAATTTTTGGAAATCTTTGACGAATTCCTAAATTAGGAGGAATCTGTGGGCAAGTCAACACTTAAAATGTTGCTGTAGCATTGTAATGAAGACACTCTacactgacgggagagctctctcccgttggcttagttaatccacctccccaagaggtgatagctatgtcagtgggagaagctgtcGGCCCGgtaacatagtgctgtctatggggtgggaggaggtaagtcaatataactacgttgctctggatgtggatttttcacaaccccGAAGGATCTAGTTATATCAGTAtgggtctgtagtgtagaccagacctgagatgctactttcctttcccctccctaccctctttcctttccttttttgttctttttgtcctttttctttgttctcttcttattttttggaggggaaataaaaaaatacaattttttaaaaaaaagagcgaGACAGCAAAGTCTTCCGAGGAGACATGGTGAAACCATAATTGGCCACCCAAAGGAGCAGCAAAAAAACCTGCTAATCTTAAAATGGTGTTTAAGAGTTACAGAGACATCTTAGAACCGCTATGGGTGGATCTTTAGGTTTGTGTGGAGTCCTATTAATTCAATAAATAACCACTTTAGAGAGCCCAACCCTCATGGATCCAATCATGGGACTGGGCTCTCTAAAGTGGTTATTTATTGACTATTGGAGTTGGGGATTTTGGTGCAAGTTTTGCTGTATTATGACAAAAACCCGTTTGTGGTGGTGATTCTCAATTCTCTCATTTTCAAAACTCGTTGACAtaactccacccccctcccccaaaggaaGACAATTGATAAACTGTGATGTAAAGTTTATATACAAGGATATAACGTTTATCTGGAATATTTACAAGGTTGGTTAAAACAGTATTTTACAACTCTTTCAGGTTAATCCTTAGGTATATTACAGTTAGGCTACAAATGGTTTAATTTGCaagtttaaaaaagttaaaaggtGTATTCAGATCAgtctacaaaacatttttttttatttcggGGGGCAGGGTCAGAAAACAAAAAGTACACATGGTTAACTTACTTGTATTGATGCATATGTACCTCATGCAGCAGTTGTAACGGTCTCCTCTATAGTGTTAAAATAGATGGCATGCCATTTCATacatggacaaaaatcagactcCATGTACAAGGTCAACAAAAGGGGGAAATGTTTGTTGCCATCTCTGAGTGTGTCAGAGAGAAATACACGCAAACACAAATGTGTGTATAGAGAAAGGTGGTGATATCAATCGAGCAGCTTTCCCAacatgaaggaaaaaagaaaaattcagaccAATGTCACATTTGCACTTAttcaaaaatcaaaccaaacaaaCTAGCTTTAAGCAAGATATTTTAATACTTCACAAAAATATTCATGATTTTTATTACagttttaatatatttacaaaatTTGAAGGGGCGggttttcccctcctcttcattttaaacaaacagccaTCGTCTCCCATGCCTGCTATATCTTGTGGTTCAGAAAGGCTGAAACAAGAAGGTGCAAGAGGCTTGAAGAGCTCAGAACTGGGGCAGCTGGTGTAAGTGACTGGGGTGAAAGTGACTAGAGTAGAAGTGATTAGCATTGCAGTTTGCGGATGCTGCGGGAGAATCGTTTGAACGCCCGCTGCCCTTTCTGCCACCGCTTCACGGAGGTGATCaccagctccccagcctgcctTTGTCCCATCACTAAATAGGGTGCATTTATGTCATTCATCTCATCACAGGTACACTGCAGGCCACCTTTGAGCCAGAGCACTGTCTTCCTCAGATCCCTCTCTGTCACCCCATTCAGCTTGTAGATGGTTTTGCTCTTTGTTTCAGGGGTGATCTTGGTGTCCCCATTGATGTATGTGATCTCCTTCACTTTTATCTTCAGGGCTAATAGagagagcggggcaggggggagggagaagtgggatgagagagattgagagattttttttttcccattagtGCACATAAAGGGGACCTGGGGAGGGAGGTCTTCTATTGCTAATTAAACTGTCAGGGGCTGACAGAATGGGCAGCAGGTGGCTCATTTTCTAAAGCCACTAAGTGCATGCAAGTCATCTCAGTTTGAATCaaccttaagattttttttccttcttttctaaaTGCATCTTTTCTTTAGTTTTCCTAATGTTTGCAAACACAGAGAGGGCACATTTTGTACATTGTCTAATGCTGGGTTAAAACCTAGCACATATTTATTCTTACTGAAACCCTAGAATTtgaaaaggagggagggggaagaatctAAATCTAatttgaaatctgatcttttcTGTGGTTGAAAACGTTAAACTTAATTTATTAGTCTGGAGAGGATTTTTAGGTAAACTTGTAAGGAAATGATATTTCACATGTATTGCTGTTTAAAAGAATAGATCACGTGGAAGGAGAACTGACCTAACAGCTGCATTTGATTTGATAAAATAACTAAGGAGAGGGAAATACAAGGCTCTTTAAGGACTTACACAACATGTTTAGCTCTAAAAGGTTTTATCTGAATACCTCAGGCATTGTTTGCCAGTCCAAAGCCAGGATAAATACAGGCTATATTAATACATTGTCCTCATAATGGCTTTGTTTCTGAGGACACATTTGAATTACTAGATGTTTACAGTACAGGTCCACCTGCAATTATAAATATTGATCTATTATAATAGTCTCTTGAAATAGGCATACTCCAGTTTGTACATTTCCGAATTCTCCCTGTTAAAAGGGCTTTCCTGTCCTCTTCTAACCCAGAATCTTCATGTTTTGTATATATACTTAAGTCTCCACACACCACCTTCTCTGTTAAATCGTATGTAGAGGCTCATTTATAATCTGCAAAGAAAGTCTTTACAAATGTTTGAGACTGGGCATTTGGATCTCTTCCCCTGCACCCCTATATGAAATCCTTCCTCCACTTTTTCCCTTAGACAGTATTTTAGATTACAGATTGCTCTTGTTCATTGTACTACTCCACTTGCCAGAGTCCACTATATAAACGAATATTAAACAGCTTTATTGTTGGTAATTTTGTTGGTTTTTGAGATGAGGAAGAAATTGCAAACAGAAATCTGACTTTGCTaggatttaaaaacactttttttttcactcTGACTAGGATTTGCATGATTGAAGCCTTCTGACACAGTATCTTAGAAGGATTGAGTTTAGTTTGATTTGCAGACAAGGCTAAATCCTGACTGTATCCTTACTCTGGCAGAAATCCCATTGCCTCCTGTGGGAGTTTAACCTGATCATTACAGGAGCGGACCCCAGTCCTGGAATGCTAAGCAGAGGGCTCTTTTTCCACTTACCAAAGTCATTTTTGCAAAGGTTTTCCACGATGTCGTTGTCATCTTCGTTCTTGTTTTTGCAGGCATCACAGACCTTTGGTGCTGGAAATGTAAGAAGCAGGTTTGGTTAAAAAAGAACAGCAGGTGGCGTTTGGGAACATTGAAGCGAATTGAGATTTTCTACCAACTGGTATGTGCCCTTTATAGAATACTCACAGCTGCCTTTAACTTCTGACTTACCTTTCATTTCCTAGATGACACCAGAACTGATCGCACAGAGATTGTTTCGTTAACATAACCTCTCTAAACgaactgttgggttttttttaaattctaagaATAGATGGATTTTCATTAAAACAGGAATGAACTGTGAGCTGTGAAGTGTGCGTATTCTTTCAGCTATGGAAATAATATAGATCACGTTCCGGTCAAAATCCTTCCTTTTTCAAAAAGGAGAGGAAGATTTGTGAAATGCACAGCAGCAAAGAGCCAGGGACTCCAAGTAAAATTACAAACCCACCAAAGTTCCCACTGAAAGCGATAGGAATAAAAGCATTGATTTGTTTATCGCTTGGGTTGGGAAAATGTTcgaaaaatgcaaaacatttccAGTGAATTACCCACCTAACCTCAAGAGGATTGGAAAGTCACGCTGCATCATGTCAGAAAAGATTGCTAAGCAACTTTGCAATTGATTTAAGATCTGCCTAGAAGGAAGCAGGGGCTTGAAAAGAAGTTCCTGTTGAATCCTCTGAAAAGGATTAAggagcccccttcccctcccacgaGGAACAAAAATCAAGTCAGGCACACCGTGGGCTTTTGTGAAAGATTATCGAGCGCCCGAGGTTCCCTTCCCAAAGCAACTCCCTCTCACCCGCCCACCCCTTTTATAACTAGGGAAATTCTCCTTTTGCATGATCTTCTCCACCTAATTAAAACCAGCCCCCAAATAAAAAGCGGGTACCAGTGGAAGAGGCTTCCTTCATTCGTTCTAACTGTCGATTCATGGACTTTTCACGTGTGAAATTGGTTTGCTGGTCAATCAAAAATCTTGGCATTTTTTCAGTTCCACTCTCTAGCGCTCTCTCTTTAGCAACCCTACAACAAACTGTCACGGTAAATACAGGTGTAAAACAACCTCCTGTAGTTCTTAACTTTGGTCAGTGTTTAAAACCTGTTCACGGCAGGAAACAATTCATTTTCGGCGGCTTTAAAAACTAGTATTCACTCTCCCATAGACCTACAGCTGCAACCGAGATGACTCCATAGCCCCTGGCATGTGTTGCAGAGTATAGGGGATGTTCTGGTTCTGGAGGCATTACAATATGCAGGGAAACCTATGAACCCCTCACTGAAATAATAATGCCCAAGCTCGAAGGAGGCTGCAGCAGTAGCATTCTTACCTTCTCTGGGGGTAGGGAGGACGTGGTCGCTGCTTGCCGGGGGGATGCATAGGTCGTTGTCCTGGGGGAAGCGGCTGCAGTCCAGCATCTCAGGCCAGGGGAAGCCGAAGGCAGACATAACCGGGGCGCAACTGTCCTTCACCTGCTCACAGAGCGAATGGCAAGGCTGAATGGTCTCATCCAGGTCATCGATGCAGACGGGCGCAAAGAGCGAGCACAGGAACTTTCTGGTGTCCGGGTGGCACTGCTTCTGAACTAGAGggatccaggctccagcctgctccAGGACCTCCTGGATCGTTTCATGCCCCAGCAGATTGGGCAGCCTCATGTTCGGGTACTCGATCCCGCGGCACAACAAGAGGGAGGCGGGGATAGGTTTGCAGTTGGACCTCTTGTATGAGAACTCGGGCTGTCCAAAGAGAAAGAGCCCTTTGACGGACCCTACGCAGTGGGAGGCGATAAAGATCAGGAACAGAGACCAGTATCCCTGGTACATGGTTGGTGACTCACGCTCTAAAACGGGGGTGAAAAAAACGCCCCAGCGAGGCTTCCAGTTTcttacaaaggcagaaaacaggCTCTAGCCCAGAGAGAGAAACTCTCAGCTCCCCTGAGGCTACATGCAGCTTTCCAGGAGGCTCAGGCTCTGACTGTTagacaggggtggacaaactgaTCAAGATGCTGGGCAAACAAgagttttctggatttttttatgCAAATTGTAGGGGCTGGGAGGAGCCTTCTGACAATAATCCGAAAAGGATTGGTCACTACTTTCTTGGTCTGGTTTTCCTTAGGGGATTCTCTTTTGGCAGGCAATCCTTAAAAGAAATGTTACaatgcatgttttaaaaaaaaacccctctgaacAAAGAGCACAAAAGACGTAGGAGCTCATTGCTCAGGCAAACAGAGAGAGCTGCTTTAAGGTTGTGGCTTAGTTTTAGAGGTGAGCTTTGCAGTTCATAAAGCTATTGTAAATAgaactcttcctcttccccttcaatTGAAGATGCCGGTCCGTTTCCTACTAGTCTCCTTTGCTCAGTTACCACGCTGGGCTGGGGCTTCCTTCTCTAGCGGAACGCACCAGGAGAGACTTGTTTGGTTTCCGTGAGTTTGACCCCAGCTGAGTCTCTTCACCTCTGACCTGTTTCGAATTCATTCCAATGTGGGGCAAgaggtgtattttttttaaactggcattaGGGGACTGGATTCGCAGCACTGCACCGAAGTGTAGCTCTTTCACAGTCTTTACTTCCCATGGATCTTATTTTAAGAGGTCCGTTTGGTGATTAGCACACGCACAAATCTtaaggatttccccccccccgatGCTTGtttcaataaagaaaaaatcCGCTTTAATTGTGTATATGGAGCATATAAATCACAATGAAAAATATTAGCTCAAAGACTAATCAATGGTTAACCGGTCCCAATTCTCATAGCGAACTGGGTGAAAACTGCCGCTTTTGCCTGTCCTGCATTAAGTGGCTCCACAGGATTTCAATCTTCAATTTTAAGCGCAGGGATCAATTTTTACTCATTAGTGCCACAGAAAAGACTTTtgcatgctaatttttttttgccttataGTAATTATTATTGCTCATACTTAGGCATTTATAAGCGCCCGTCCAATCTAATGCGCAAATATTACCCAATTAATATAAAATGTGGCTCAATAGTTGCCAGGATTCAGGGGGAAAAAGACaaagttaaattaatttttacCCGTTCCCACCATATAGTAAGAAAATTGAACCCCTTTCCAAGAGAAAGtacagaagaaaacaaatgaGATGAACGAAGGGAATCTGTGAATACTTAGTGATCAGACGGGGGAAATAACTGTACAATGCGGGGTTCCCCTAAAAATGGATGTAATAGGGCAGCTCGGTTCTGAGCTAGGCACCAGGAGCAGTGCCCCTGGTGGTGTGATAAAGTACTGCATGGCTAGTGGTTACAACCTCTCTAGGtttctgaaacctgttttagttGCATCCTTTTCTTCTCGCCCAGGTGAAACCATAGGAAATCTTTGCTGCTGATTCTGTTACTTCATGAGCTCCCCTTGCCTTCTTGCCTCCAAGCACGGGAGGTCAGTTCTGTTCATTACGTGAAATGCAGACTGAAGTGGTGAGTGGGAAGAAGGTGGGGTGACCTGGTGCCACACAAAATGTCCTTTAGAGATTATCTTTGTCATTTGCAGTTGCAAATCTCTGAGATTTAGTAAAATTATTTATGACAACATTGCTATTTGAAGGTACCATTAAATATCTCCTTATAGATGTGGTACTAGACACTTGACTTGGAAATCATGATTGTGGCAAATTACCAATATATCCTGTAATCCAGATACATTTAGCTAGATGAGTGAGGTTTCGGAAATCTTGGGGGTCATTTTCTTTGTTCGTGTTTTGTTAAGCAGAGTGCAAGTAGCATATCTGTAAAGATGCATTATACCATTGTGCATTAGTCACCATGTAACTGAACATGAAGCAAGAAGGCACCTTTTGTATACATTATCTGACCAGGTACTTGATAAAATAGATTTTCCAATGCATCAATGCATTTGtagaagtcactgggagttctgGGTGCTCAGGGACTGCAGGCTGGGTCATATACCTACAGTGTCTCACTATTATATCCCCCCTGCAGAAGATGGGAGTTGCCATattgggtcatctagtccagtggccaGTCTCtgaatgtggccacaccagtccTATCAGAGGAAGGCGCAAGAAACCTCCAATAGGAAGTTATGGAATAAtaacagggaaagtttcttcctcaccCCTTCTTGGTTTATATCCTGCAACAtgaaggtttatatcccttctgaaatgctttctttaaaaaagctaTTCTATAACTCTAGATATTCTTGTTATTGATATTAATGTCTATCCTTTTTTGAAATCTACTAAGCTTTTGGCCTCAATAGCATTCtgtgtggcaatgagttctgcagaCTAATTGTGGTATCTGGATTGAAGGCTTTTTGTCTAGTCTCTGAGAGAGCAATATAAGATATTTCAGATTCTTTTGTTTCCACAAGTTATGTGATTTCAGGGCTGtgccctgctcccactggagtcaatagcaaaactcataGTGAGTTCACTGGGAGAGTAGTGACTATATTTGACTAGCTTTACTGACCTCTGATTACTTTGTGTAGTTTTATAATTTAGAGGGCTTCATTTGCCACTGCCTTCCATCTTGGGTTGTCATTTACACTTATGCAAAGTGGATCTGAAACATGACCAAACCACAATTCTCCTCTCCTATGCCCTCTTTTCATAGGTGCAGGCTGTGTAGTCAGTCATTTGCAAGACAGTGGGGAATGAAGCTCAGAGACTGTCTGTAGGTCAAGAGGAGGAGCTATTTCCTAACAAAGAGGATAAAATTGTAGGAGAAGATCCTCtaatcattgaagtcaatgagatttttgccATTCGCTTCAATAGGGGAAGGATGGGGACCATACTGTGCTTTTCAAGGATTAGAGCCTTGACTTTAGATGAGACTTGATAACAGAATAGCATTTTAAAACCAGACTTGGAGAACCAGTCTCCTGTAAATGTGAGATGACCTGAGCACATTTTAAAACCCCCAGCAACAAGCAATATTTATGATTCTCATTCTGAtccttttaatggaaaatgttggAGTGCTTTAGATTGAAAGGTTGAGGTTGGTCCTTGTGATTGTAAACTCTGGTATTACTTTCCTAAACTGCAGGCTTGAATGCCTGTATTCTCTATCATTACTCTTGCGCATCAGAAAGCTTTGCTGAAACTGGAAACTGGTGAATTAGCTCTGGGTCAAGATATTTTGATATGAAATATTCTCTCTGAGTGGCACACAAATTGCAAGATCAATTTTacaggggggtgtgtgtgtgtgtgtgagagagagagagacacacacacacacaaagagaaagaGGTTGCTGTTTAAAATAGTTTAGGAGAATGAGAACTTTGTTTAGAAATAGACTGACTAGGGGTTAAGTCAGGGGGGCCTGCTCTCTGACATGCTTGTCCTTTTTGCAGAGATACCTAGGAAGTTTGACTTA is from Chelonia mydas isolate rCheMyd1 chromosome 4, rCheMyd1.pri.v2, whole genome shotgun sequence and encodes:
- the SFRP2 gene encoding secreted frizzled-related protein 2 encodes the protein MYQGYWSLFLIFIASHCVGSVKGLFLFGQPEFSYKRSNCKPIPASLLLCRGIEYPNMRLPNLLGHETIQEVLEQAGAWIPLVQKQCHPDTRKFLCSLFAPVCIDDLDETIQPCHSLCEQVKDSCAPVMSAFGFPWPEMLDCSRFPQDNDLCIPPASSDHVLPTPREAPKVCDACKNKNEDDNDIVENLCKNDFALKIKVKEITYINGDTKITPETKSKTIYKLNGVTERDLRKTVLWLKGGLQCTCDEMNDINAPYLVMGQRQAGELVITSVKRWQKGQRAFKRFSRSIRKLQC